In Thermococcus gorgonarius, the genomic window GGTCTCCAGGACGGCCTTTAACCCCGGGTTGACTTTCTCAAGGGCAGCGGAGAGGGCCTTTGTCAGTATCTCGGCGCCTTTACTCATAAATAACCACCCCCTCATCGGTTATCTCGTAGCGGTAAATCTTCCTCGAATGGTTCGAGCCCCTGGCCTTTATAATGGCCAGCCGGCGCTCTATCCTGTCATTGACCACTTCATAGCGGAGGCCGATTATGACGTCGCTGAGGGTGCTGGCTCCGGTCATCGGGACGACCCTAAAGTCGGTCTCATCGTTCAGGGTGAAGTAGATTGTGGTCCTGTACTCCTTGGTGAGCAGGGTAAGGTAGCGGAGCATCTTGGTAAGCTCTTTCTCGTTCATGTGCTGCTTCAACGCGGTGAGGCTGTCCACGACGAGGACTTCCGGCTTATGCTCCTCTACAATCCTCTTTATCCTGATGAAGGTCTGGACCGGGGTATAGGCTTCGGGGATTATGTTGAGAATGGTAAGGCTTTTGTCGTTGAGAACTTTCTCTATTGGGAGGCCGTAGTTCTTGGCCGCCCTGAGGAGCTGATCCATCGGCTCTTCGAAGGCCAGGTAGAGTGCCTTCCTTCCCTCCAGCGCGTTGTTCACGGCGAAGTGGAGGGCGAAGGTGGTCTTCCCAGTTCCCGTCATGCCAACGAGCAAAACGCTGGAGCCCCTGTAGAGGCCTCCACCCACAAGCTCGTCGAGTTTCTTTATTCCCGTGCTTATCTTCTCCCACGTCGGCTCGATCTCAGCCCTCCTGAGCTCGGGGATGTCCAGGAACTCTATACCATGTGAGCTTATGGTGTACTCGAACTGGGGCTTCTTGATGCCCCTGCGCCTCATCTTCCTGACTTCCATCCGCCGGATAAGGGACTCCCCACGGCTCTTCGACTTGAGGACTATAACCCCATCGACCACGAACTCCTCCATACCGCAACCGACCTTTTCCTCGCCCATGGGCTTCTCGGCTATGAGAAGAACCGTGGCACCGGTGGCCTTCATGAACCTTCCCAGTGTTGTATGGAGGAACGCTCTGAGCTTTGCCTGTCCCATGAGCTGGCCGAAGACGCTTATGGAGTCTATGACCACCCTCTGGGGCTGGAAAGTCAGTAACTCGCTCATTATGAGCTCTATCTCCTTCGCTATGGCATCAGAAGAGACCGTGACCAGGTCTATGAACTTGAAGAGGCTCTTCTGTTCGAGTTCCCCGAAGTCCATTCCAAGCTGCTTCATCTCCTCGAAGAAGTCCTCCCTGGTCTCGGCGAACGATATGTAAACGCCCTTCTCACCAAATTTTTTGGCACCGTTGTAGAGCCACGTAGCGGAGAAGATAGTTTCCCCGAACCGGGTTCTCCTGCTACGAGGACGAGCGCTCCCTCTGGAAAGCCTCCCTCCACAACCTGCTCATCGAAGAAATCTATATCCATCTTTCTCATGCATTTCTCACCGTTTTTATTATGTAGTCTGGGTCTTTAAGTTTATCTTTCGAACCTCTCATACTTTCAGGTAACGAGGACATAACCCCCAGAAGATATTCAGTAACACCTTTTGGGGCACCAAACCTAGAATGAACCATAATAAAGTCTACTCGAACGTGAAAATGAAACTAAGCCCCTGGGCTCTCTTAACTACAATGTCCAAGCATCTATCCTAAAGCATGCCATGACAGTGACAAAAACTTTTTATTTCTCTTGGTACTAATTAAATTGGATAACTATGTCGCGTAAGGTATACCTCTTTGTAATGTTCTTTGTCCTCACACTGTGGGGACTCCAAAAAGCATCTTCCAAAGGGTACTTGAGTGAATTCGACGCCCCTCCTGAGAACCTGAACCTGAGTGTAAGAGCATACAACACCACGCTCACCGTTGAGTGGACGCTTAAGGGTGGAGAATTGGTTAGAACACTCGCTAGAGGTAGGGACGCGGTGATTCTGATTTATCCCGGCTGGATAAGGGAAAAGGAAGACGATGTTGGGTTCAGCATTGCTGATGTCTCTAACGTCTCGGTGATTTTGGGCGACAGAAAAGTTGAATTCAATGTCATGTATCATCCCTATAATATCATCGTTTCAAACGGGAGTAAAAACGGGGAAATTTGGGTCGTTGATGTCCCCTTTGACTTTCCTTCAACGGTAAAATCAGGAAAGATTGAGCTCCGCTTTAGTACCTACCACACATGCAACAACATCACAGTGGGCGTTATCTACTTCCACAGCACGGGCAGGGGACAATACCACGACCTCGTGCTCCCCATGTCAATAGACCTGGGCGAGGGATTTCCAATGTTTCCCAACTTCAGGTCGGAGTTCAACTTCACGATCGATTCCTCCAAGATGCAGCACTTCTTAAGCTCCGCGGTGAACGCCCATTACCTGGTCGACTGGATTGACGAGCCCCGCGGCTGGCTGAGTGTGAAGACTGTGAACGTCAGGGTCTGCCCACCCAAAACCTCTTAACTTTCCCTGCCCTTCTCCTTCCGGTGGTGTGAATGCAGACATTTGATAAAGAGGAACTCACGGTCATCAGGAAGTTCGAGCACATAGAGCACTGTCTCAAGAGGAACGTGCAGGCACACGTTTCCAACGGTTTTGAGGACGTCCACTTCGTCCACATGAGCCTTCCCGAGATCGACAAGGATGAAATCGACATGAGCGTCGAGTTCCTTGGAAGGCGCTTTGACTACCCGATTTTCATAGCGGGAATGACCGGCGGAACTAAAGGCTCCCAGCTGGCTGGAAGGATAAACAAGACCTTGGCCAAAGCCGCCCAGGAGCTTAACATACCCATGGGCGTCGGAAGCCAG contains:
- a CDS encoding ATPase domain-containing protein, whose product is MFSATWLYNGAKKFGEKGVYISFAETREDFFEEMKQLGMDFGELEQKSLFKFIDLVTVSSDAIAKEIELIMSELLTFQPQRVVIDSISVFGQLMGQAKLRAFLHTTLGRFMKATGATVLLIAEKPMGEEKVGCGMEEFVVDGVIVLKSKSRGESLIRRMEVRKMRRRGIKKPQFEYTISSHGIEFLDIPELRRAEIEPTWEKISTGIKKLDELVGGGLYRGSSVLLVGMTGTGKTTFALHFAVNNALEGRKALYLAFEEPMDQLLRAAKNYGLPIEKVLNDKSLTILNIIPEAYTPVQTFIRIKRIVEEHKPEVLVVDSLTALKQHMNEKELTKMLRYLTLLTKEYRTTIYFTLNDETDFRVVPMTGASTLSDVIIGLRYEVVNDRIERRLAIIKARGSNHSRKIYRYEITDEGVVIYE